Proteins co-encoded in one Prescottella sp. R16 genomic window:
- a CDS encoding extracellular solute-binding protein: MKHRSRMLPTVLVAIGAAVLTACSGGPSDVMGGGDIGADGSGGTINLFAYGVPKPGYDKVTAAFAETPEGAGVRFNPSYGPSGDQSRKVSDGVHADLVSFSVEPEITRLVDAGLVDESWNEDAYGGVPFGSVITLVVREGNPKNIRDWDDLLRPGVEVVTPNPFSSGSAKWNLLAPYAVESNGGKDPQAGLDYLEKLVTEHVTVQPKSGREATEMFLQGTGDVLLSYENEALFTERKGDPVEHVTPPETFKVENPVAVVSTGRNRATAVTFRDFLYTAPAQRGWAEAGFRPVDPAVAAEYAADFPEPQQLWTVADLGGWDTVDQDLFDQDSGKIAAIYENATS, translated from the coding sequence ATGAAACACCGCTCCCGTATGTTGCCGACCGTGCTGGTCGCGATCGGTGCCGCCGTGCTGACGGCGTGTAGCGGCGGGCCGAGCGACGTCATGGGCGGTGGCGACATCGGTGCCGACGGCAGCGGAGGCACGATCAATCTGTTCGCGTACGGCGTGCCGAAACCCGGCTACGACAAGGTCACCGCGGCGTTCGCGGAAACGCCCGAGGGGGCTGGGGTGCGCTTCAATCCGTCGTATGGGCCGTCGGGCGACCAGTCCCGCAAGGTGTCGGACGGTGTGCATGCGGATCTGGTGAGCTTCTCGGTGGAACCCGAGATCACCCGGCTGGTGGACGCCGGTCTCGTCGACGAGAGCTGGAACGAGGACGCGTACGGCGGGGTGCCGTTCGGTTCGGTCATCACGCTCGTGGTGCGGGAGGGGAATCCGAAGAACATCCGGGACTGGGACGACCTGCTGCGGCCCGGTGTCGAGGTGGTGACGCCGAATCCGTTCAGTTCCGGATCGGCGAAATGGAACCTGTTGGCGCCGTATGCCGTCGAGAGCAACGGCGGCAAGGATCCGCAGGCCGGACTCGACTACCTCGAGAAGTTGGTGACCGAGCACGTGACGGTGCAACCCAAGTCGGGTCGCGAGGCCACCGAAATGTTCCTGCAGGGCACCGGTGACGTGCTGCTCAGCTACGAGAACGAGGCCCTGTTCACCGAACGCAAGGGCGATCCGGTCGAGCACGTCACCCCGCCCGAGACGTTCAAGGTGGAGAATCCCGTCGCGGTCGTCTCGACCGGCCGCAACCGGGCGACCGCGGTGACGTTCCGGGACTTCCTCTACACGGCGCCGGCGCAGCGCGGGTGGGCCGAGGCCGGGTTCCGTCCCGTCGACCCGGCCGTGGCAGCCGAGTACGCCGCCGACTTCCCGGAACCACAGCAGCTGTGGACCGTCGCCGACCTCGGCGGCTGGGACACCGTCGACCAGGATCTGTTCGATCAGGACTCGGGCAAGATCGCCGCCATCTACGAGAACGCAACCTCATGA
- a CDS encoding sulfate ABC transporter substrate-binding protein, protein MRLRSRSFLTALVAITAAVSTACAGGSSDVTGGGETVSDGSGGTVNLFAYAVPKPGFDKVTAGFADTEEGQGVQFNASYGPSGDQSRKVRDGARADIVSFSVEPDVTRLVDAGLVDESWNRDAYRGIPFGSVVTLVVREGNPKNIRDWDDLLRPGIEVVTPNPFSSGSAKWNLLAPYAAASDGGKNPQAGLDYVEKLVTEHVTVQPKSGREATETFLQGTGDVLVSYENEALFTERKGDPVEHVTPPVTFAIENPVAVLSNSPNIDGATAFRDYLYTTEAQRLWARAGFRPVDPAVAAEYAADFPEPQQLWSIDDLGGWDTVDTDLFRPGSGSIAVVYENATK, encoded by the coding sequence ATGCGACTTCGTTCCCGTTCGTTCCTGACCGCCCTCGTTGCGATCACCGCCGCCGTGTCGACGGCGTGCGCGGGTGGTTCGAGTGATGTCACCGGCGGTGGCGAGACCGTCTCCGACGGCAGCGGCGGGACGGTCAACCTGTTCGCGTACGCCGTCCCGAAGCCCGGATTCGACAAGGTCACCGCTGGATTCGCGGACACCGAAGAGGGGCAGGGAGTCCAGTTCAACGCGTCGTACGGGCCGTCGGGAGACCAGTCCCGCAAGGTGCGCGACGGGGCTCGCGCCGACATCGTGAGCTTCTCCGTGGAACCGGACGTCACCCGGCTGGTGGACGCCGGTCTCGTCGACGAGAGCTGGAACCGGGACGCATACCGGGGGATTCCGTTCGGTTCGGTGGTGACGCTCGTGGTGCGGGAGGGGAATCCGAAGAACATCCGGGACTGGGACGATCTGCTGCGGCCGGGCATCGAGGTGGTGACGCCGAATCCGTTCAGTTCCGGGTCGGCGAAATGGAATCTGTTGGCCCCGTATGCTGCTGCGAGCGACGGCGGGAAGAATCCGCAGGCCGGACTCGACTACGTCGAGAAGTTGGTGACCGAGCACGTGACGGTGCAACCCAAGTCGGGTCGCGAGGCCACCGAGACGTTCCTGCAGGGCACCGGTGACGTCCTCGTCAGCTACGAGAACGAGGCCCTGTTCACCGAACGCAAGGGCGATCCGGTCGAGCACGTCACCCCGCCCGTCACGTTCGCGATCGAGAATCCGGTCGCGGTGCTGTCGAACAGCCCGAACATCGACGGGGCGACGGCGTTCCGGGACTACCTGTACACGACCGAGGCGCAGCGGCTCTGGGCCCGCGCCGGGTTCCGTCCCGTCGACCCGGCGGTGGCAGCCGAGTACGCTGCCGACTTCCCGGAACCGCAGCAGCTGTGGTCGATCGACGACCTGGGCGGCTGGGACACCGTCGACACCGATCTGTTCCGGCCGGGCAGCGGCAGCATCGCCGTCGTCTACGAGAATGCGACGAAGTAG
- a CDS encoding Ms4533A family Cys-rich leader peptide, whose product MVARPCPVGGVHTAGARRARRPDRPAGRDEGGGLLDAALPRDHRTDRIDRSGRRRVVLHPLTLPVQMWGTGSGSARVAPVPHVTAPRVRHELALIAVGGLAVADIHCCR is encoded by the coding sequence ATGGTTGCTCGACCGTGCCCTGTCGGCGGTGTTCACACTGCTGGGGCGCGGCGAGCTCGTCGACCCGACCGGCCGGCCGGCCGAGACGAAGGTGGAGGACTACTAGATGCCGCGCTCCCGCGTGACCATCGCACTGATCGCATTGATCGTTCTGGTCGTCGTCGCGTGGTTCTTCACCCGCTGACACTGCCCGTACAGATGTGGGGCACGGGGTCGGGCTCTGCTAGAGTCGCCCCCGTGCCGCACGTCACCGCTCCCCGAGTCCGCCATGAACTGGCGTTGATCGCGGTCGGCGGTTTAGCGGTCGCCGACATCCACTGTTGTCGATAA
- a CDS encoding Ms4533A family Cys-rich leader peptide gives MSTVIAHRVRHELALIAVGDLAVADILCR, from the coding sequence GTGTCCACCGTCATCGCCCACCGCGTCCGCCACGAACTGGCGTTGATCGCGGTCGGTGACCTGGCGGTAGCCGACATTCTCTGTCGCTGA
- a CDS encoding VOC family protein, whose product MLDHLGIQCDDTAASAAFYDKVLAPLGAVRIAEHGPIIGYGIPPNPDFWISPRVPADAGFRENHFAFAAPTRAVVDAFFAAAVDAGAEVLHEPREWPEYHPGYYGAFVRDPDGNNVEAVCHAPE is encoded by the coding sequence ATGCTGGATCATCTGGGAATCCAATGTGACGACACTGCGGCGAGTGCCGCGTTCTACGACAAGGTGCTGGCCCCGCTCGGCGCCGTCCGCATAGCGGAACACGGCCCGATCATCGGATACGGGATCCCACCGAACCCCGACTTCTGGATCAGCCCGCGAGTGCCCGCCGACGCCGGGTTCCGCGAGAACCACTTCGCGTTCGCCGCACCCACCCGCGCCGTGGTCGACGCCTTCTTCGCCGCCGCCGTCGACGCCGGCGCCGAGGTGCTGCACGAGCCGCGCGAGTGGCCGGAATACCACCCCGGCTACTACGGCGCGTTCGTGCGGGACCCCGACGGCAACAACGTCGAAGCCGTCTGTCACGCCCCGGAGTAG
- a CDS encoding glycoside hydrolase family 15 protein produces the protein MTSLPEHRSVFPPIDDYAFLSDCEVNCLIARNGSVEWMCVPRPDSPSIFGALLDRSAGHFRIGPYGQNVPEARRYLPGGLIVETTWQTQTGWLIVRDALVMGRWHANEQRSPTRRRTPSDWDAEHILLRTVKCVNGTVELEMSCEPAFDYHRAPAEWEYTGKVYEEATATCRATVGGDHPTLRLTSNLRIGIEGREARARTRMVEGDNAFVALSWSDVPAPQTFDEAAARMWQTTECWRQWVTIGRFPDHPWRGHLQRSALTLKGLTYAPTGALLAAPTTSLPETPGGERNWDYRYAWVRDSTFALWGLYTLGLDREANDFFSFIFDSSRSEDGYPAPLQVMYGVGGEHTLVEEELDHLHGYDGARPVRIGNGAYDQNQHDIWGTMLDSVYLHVRSRDQVPETLWPLLKRQVEEVVKNWRQPDRGIWEVRGEPQHFTSSKIMCWVALDRGAKLAALHGEKSYAQQWTDLADEVKADVLEHGVDERGVLTQRYGHPSLDASLLLAPLLRFLPADDPRIRATVLAIADELTEEGLVLRYRVDSTDDGLSGEEGSFTICSFWLVSALVEIGELPRAKALCERLLAFASPLELYAEEIDPKTGRHLGNFPQAFTHLALINAVVHVIRAEEDGHTGTFQPAHGPM, from the coding sequence ATGACGTCACTGCCCGAGCATCGCAGCGTCTTTCCACCGATCGACGACTACGCGTTCCTGTCCGACTGCGAAGTGAACTGTCTGATCGCCCGCAACGGGTCCGTGGAGTGGATGTGCGTACCCCGGCCGGACTCCCCCAGCATCTTCGGCGCCCTCCTCGACCGCAGTGCCGGACACTTCCGGATCGGCCCGTACGGCCAGAACGTCCCCGAGGCCCGCCGGTATCTACCGGGCGGACTCATCGTCGAAACGACGTGGCAGACCCAGACCGGATGGCTGATCGTGCGGGACGCCCTGGTGATGGGCCGCTGGCACGCCAACGAACAGCGCTCCCCCACCCGACGGCGGACACCGTCGGACTGGGACGCCGAGCACATCCTGCTGCGCACCGTGAAGTGTGTGAACGGCACCGTCGAACTCGAGATGAGCTGCGAACCCGCGTTCGACTACCACCGGGCACCCGCGGAATGGGAGTACACCGGCAAGGTGTACGAGGAGGCCACCGCCACGTGCCGGGCAACCGTCGGCGGCGACCATCCGACGCTGCGGCTCACCTCGAACCTGCGGATCGGGATCGAGGGACGCGAGGCCCGTGCCCGTACCCGCATGGTCGAGGGCGACAACGCGTTCGTCGCGCTCTCCTGGTCCGACGTGCCGGCCCCGCAGACGTTCGACGAAGCCGCCGCCCGGATGTGGCAGACCACCGAGTGCTGGCGGCAGTGGGTCACGATCGGCCGGTTCCCGGACCATCCCTGGCGCGGGCACCTGCAGCGCAGCGCCCTCACCCTCAAGGGGCTGACGTACGCGCCGACCGGCGCCCTCCTCGCCGCCCCCACCACATCGCTCCCGGAGACGCCGGGCGGCGAACGCAACTGGGACTACCGGTACGCGTGGGTGCGCGACTCGACGTTCGCGCTGTGGGGCCTCTACACCCTCGGCCTCGACCGGGAGGCGAACGACTTCTTCTCGTTCATCTTCGACTCGAGCCGCAGCGAGGACGGCTACCCGGCACCGCTGCAGGTCATGTACGGCGTCGGCGGCGAGCACACCCTCGTCGAAGAGGAACTCGACCACCTGCACGGATACGACGGCGCCCGCCCGGTCCGCATCGGCAACGGCGCCTACGACCAGAACCAGCACGACATCTGGGGCACCATGCTCGACTCGGTGTATCTGCACGTGCGGTCCCGCGACCAGGTGCCCGAAACCCTGTGGCCGCTGCTCAAACGGCAGGTCGAAGAGGTCGTCAAGAACTGGAGACAACCCGACCGCGGCATCTGGGAGGTGCGCGGCGAACCACAGCACTTCACGTCGTCGAAGATCATGTGCTGGGTGGCGCTCGACCGCGGCGCGAAACTCGCGGCACTGCACGGGGAGAAGAGCTACGCGCAGCAGTGGACGGACCTCGCCGACGAGGTCAAGGCCGACGTCCTCGAGCACGGTGTCGACGAACGCGGGGTGCTCACACAACGCTACGGGCACCCGTCCCTCGACGCGTCGCTGCTGCTCGCCCCGCTGCTGCGGTTCCTGCCCGCCGACGACCCCCGCATCCGGGCGACGGTCCTCGCGATCGCCGACGAACTCACCGAGGAGGGCCTCGTCCTGCGCTACCGGGTCGACTCCACGGACGACGGCCTGTCCGGGGAGGAGGGCTCGTTCACGATCTGCTCGTTCTGGCTCGTCTCCGCGCTCGTCGAGATCGGGGAACTGCCACGCGCCAAGGCCCTGTGCGAGCGGCTCCTCGCGTTCGCCAGCCCCCTCGAGCTGTACGCAGAGGAGATCGACCCCAAGACCGGTCGGCACCTCGGTAATTTTCCGCAGGCGTTCACCCATCTGGCGCTCATCAATGCCGTCGTCCACGTCATCCGGGCCGAGGAGGACGGGCACACCGGAACCTTCCAGCCCGCCCACGGGCCGATGTGA